From Triticum aestivum cultivar Chinese Spring chromosome 4A, IWGSC CS RefSeq v2.1, whole genome shotgun sequence, a single genomic window includes:
- the LOC123085176 gene encoding 3-ketoacyl-CoA synthase 1 gives MESAPAAAFMERERLTAEVTFSGDAQAAASSEGAERLPTSIIIKIRRRLPDFARSVNLKYVRLGLRHGGSLTSYLPMLCVPVLAAAAYSFVRLDVIYLSIDLLSCVAWLGTAMLLLTVYYFKRPRPVYLVEFACYKPEDQNKITKEAFLDMTESTGCFNDETLAFQTKITTRSALGDETYLPPGVQARPPRLNMAEARLEAEAVMFGCLDALFESTGIDPRRDVRILIVNCSLFNPTPSLASMIIHHYKMREDVKSFNLGGMGCSAGLIAIDLAKDMLQANPNAYAVVLSTENITLNWYFGNDRSMLLSNCIFRMGGAAALLSNRRADAGRAKYRLLHTVRTHKGATDECFKCVYQREDDVGKVGVSLARELMTVAGDALKTNITTLGPLVLPLSEQLKFLKSLMMRRVFRAKGVRPYIPNFRRAFEHFCVHAGGRAVLEEVQRSLSLEDKDMEPSRCALHRFGNTSSSSLWYELAYAEAKGRVKRGNRVWQIGFGSGFKCNSAVWRALHDVPAVSPPGPEEKACNPWADCVAKYPPKAYV, from the coding sequence ATGGAGTCTGCGCCGGCGGCGGCCTTCATGGAGCGGGAGCGCCTCACGGCGGAGGTGACATTCTCCGGGGACGCGCAGGCGGCGGCCTCGTCCGAGGGCGCCGAGCGGCTGCCCACCAGCATCATCATCAAGATCCGGCGCCGCCTCCCGGACTTCGCCCGCTCCGTCAACCTCAAGTACGTCAGGCTCGGGCTCCGCCACGGCGGCAGCCTCACGTCCTACCTGCCCATGCTGTGCGTGCCGGTGCTCGCCGCGGCCGCCTACTCCTTCGTCCGCCTCGACGTCATCTACCTCTCCATCGACCTGCTCAGCTGCGTCGCCTGGCTCGGCACCGCCATGCTGCTGCTCACCGTCTACTACTTCAAGCGGCCTCGCCCGGTCTACCTCGTCGAGTTCGCGTGCTACAAGCCGGAGGACCAGAACAAGATCACCAAGGAGGCCTTCCTCGACATGACCGAGAGCACCGGCTGCTTCAATGACGAGACGCTCGCGTTCCAGACCAAGATCACCACCCGCTCCGCGCTCGGCGACGAGACGTACCTGCCCCCCGGCGTCCAGGCGCGCCCGCCGAGGCTCAACATGGCCgaggcgcggctggaggccgaggcggtcATGTTCGGCTGCCTGGACGCTCTGTTCGAGTCCACCGGGATCGACCCGCGCCGCGACGTGCGCATCCTCATCGTCAACTGCAGCCTCTTCAACCCGACGCCGTCGCTGGCGTCCATGATCATCCACCATTACAAGATGCGGGAGGACGTCAAGTCGTTCAACCTGGGCGGCATGGGGTGCAGCGCCGGCCTCATCGCCATCGACCTCGCCAAGGACATGCTCCAGGCCAACCCCAACGCGTACGCGGTCGTCCTCAGCACCGAGAACATCACCCTCAACTGGTACTTCGGGAACGACCGCTCCATGCTGCTCTCCAACTGCATCTTCCGCATGGGCGGCGCGGCGGCTCTGCTCTCGAACCGGCGCGCGGACGCCGGGCGCGCCAAGTACCGCCTCCTGCACACGGTCCGGACGCACAAGGGCGCCACGGACGAGTGCTTCAAGTGCGTGTACCAGCGCGAGGACGACGTGGGCAAGGTGGGCGTGTCGCTGGCGCGGGAGCTCATGACGGTGGCCGGCGACGCGCTCAAGACCAACATCACCACGCTGGGGCCGCTGGTGCTGCCCCTGAGCGAGCAGCTCAAGTTCCTCAAGTCGCTGATGATGCGCCGGGTGTTCCGCGCCAAGGGCGTGCGGCCCTACATCCCCAACTTCCGGCGAGCCTTCGAGCACTTCTGCGTGCACGCCGGCGGGCGGGCGGTGCTGGAGGAGGTGCAGCGCAGCCTGAGCCTGGAGGACAAGGACATGGAGCCGAGCAGGTGCGCGCTGCACCGGTTCGGCAACACCAGCAGCAGCTCGCTGTGGTACGAGCTGGCCTACGCCGAGGCCAAGGGCCGGGTGAAGCGCGGCAACCGCGTGTGGCAGATCGGCTTCGGGTCCGGGTTCAAGTGCAACAGCGCGGTGTGGCGCGCGCTCCACGACGTGCCGGCCGTGTCGCCCCCGGGGCCGGAGGAGAAGGCCTGCAACCCGTGGGCGGACTGCGTCGCCAAGTACCCGCCCAAGGCCTACGTCTGA